The Apodemus sylvaticus chromosome 5, mApoSyl1.1, whole genome shotgun sequence genome has a segment encoding these proteins:
- the Ermn gene encoding ermin isoform X2, translated as MTDTPVTLSGTECNGDRPPENGQQLGSQTRTETTDADETQPYYRVEPSLEDLPAKESQEESGNTKGNILPKGSEDEKILNDLSLQKTSAEDMAFQEGHPWKKIPLNSSNLEVGRQKERTVHQHLEHREDESTAHQATEIEWLGFQKSTQVDILHSKCDEEEEEVWNEEINEEDVDECAEEEDEVRVIEFKRKYRECSPSKEESLAREDSPLSSPSSQPGTPDEQPVFGKKGDIARNSYSRYNTISYRKIRKGNTKQRIDEFESMMHL; from the exons ATGACAGATACTCCTGTGACCCTGAGTGGGACAGAATGCAATGGGGACAGACCACCTGAGAATGGCCAACAGCTTGGCAGTCAAACCAGGACGGAGACAACTGATGCAGATGAGACCCAACCATACTACAGGGTTGAACCCAGTCTTGAAGATTTACCTGCAAAAGAAAGTCAAGAAGAAAGTGGAAATACTAAAGGGAATATACTACCCAAAGGGTCTGAAGATGAGAAGATTCTCAATG ATCTTTCTCTCCAAAAAACAAGTGCAGAAGACATGGCTTTCCAAGAAG GGCATCCGTGGAAGAAGATTCCTCTGAACAGCAGTAACCTGGAAGTGggtagacagaaggaaagaactgtCCACCAACATCTAGAGCACAGAGAAGATGAGAGCACAGCCCACCAGGCAACTGAAATCGAATGGCTGGGCTTCCAGAAATCTACTCAAGTTGACATCTTGCATTCTAAATGTgacgaggaagaagaggaagtgtggaatgaagaaataaatgaggAAGATGTTGATGAGTGtgctgaggaggaagatgaagtcCGAGTAATAGAATTTAAGAGAAAGTACAGAGAATGTTCTCCATCAAAAGAGGAAAGCCTTGCAAGGGAGGACTCTCCACTAAGCAGCCCCAGCTCCCAACCCGGGACCCCCGATGAGCAGCCAGTGTTCGGAAAGAAGGGAGATATCGCCAGGAATTCTTATTCCAGATACAACACGATATCCTATaggaaaatcaggaaaggcaACACCAAACAGAGAATTGATGAGTTTGAGTCAATGATGCACTTATAA
- the Ermn gene encoding ermin isoform X1 produces MTDTPVTLSGTECNGDRPPENGQQLGSQTRTETTDADETQPYYRVEPSLEDLPAKESQEESGNTKGNILPKGSEDEKILNENPEENLFVVHQAIRDLSLQKTSAEDMAFQEGHPWKKIPLNSSNLEVGRQKERTVHQHLEHREDESTAHQATEIEWLGFQKSTQVDILHSKCDEEEEEVWNEEINEEDVDECAEEEDEVRVIEFKRKYRECSPSKEESLAREDSPLSSPSSQPGTPDEQPVFGKKGDIARNSYSRYNTISYRKIRKGNTKQRIDEFESMMHL; encoded by the exons ATGACAGATACTCCTGTGACCCTGAGTGGGACAGAATGCAATGGGGACAGACCACCTGAGAATGGCCAACAGCTTGGCAGTCAAACCAGGACGGAGACAACTGATGCAGATGAGACCCAACCATACTACAGGGTTGAACCCAGTCTTGAAGATTTACCTGCAAAAGAAAGTCAAGAAGAAAGTGGAAATACTAAAGGGAATATACTACCCAAAGGGTCTGAAGATGAGAAGATTCTCAATG AAAACCCAGAAGAGAACCTCTTTGTTGTTCACCAGGCCATCAGAGATCTTTCTCTCCAAAAAACAAGTGCAGAAGACATGGCTTTCCAAGAAG GGCATCCGTGGAAGAAGATTCCTCTGAACAGCAGTAACCTGGAAGTGggtagacagaaggaaagaactgtCCACCAACATCTAGAGCACAGAGAAGATGAGAGCACAGCCCACCAGGCAACTGAAATCGAATGGCTGGGCTTCCAGAAATCTACTCAAGTTGACATCTTGCATTCTAAATGTgacgaggaagaagaggaagtgtggaatgaagaaataaatgaggAAGATGTTGATGAGTGtgctgaggaggaagatgaagtcCGAGTAATAGAATTTAAGAGAAAGTACAGAGAATGTTCTCCATCAAAAGAGGAAAGCCTTGCAAGGGAGGACTCTCCACTAAGCAGCCCCAGCTCCCAACCCGGGACCCCCGATGAGCAGCCAGTGTTCGGAAAGAAGGGAGATATCGCCAGGAATTCTTATTCCAGATACAACACGATATCCTATaggaaaatcaggaaaggcaACACCAAACAGAGAATTGATGAGTTTGAGTCAATGATGCACTTATAA